In Molothrus ater isolate BHLD 08-10-18 breed brown headed cowbird chromosome 20, BPBGC_Mater_1.1, whole genome shotgun sequence, the following are encoded in one genomic region:
- the FAM166A gene encoding LOW QUALITY PROTEIN: protein FAM166A (The sequence of the model RefSeq protein was modified relative to this genomic sequence to represent the inferred CDS: inserted 1 base in 1 codon), whose translation MAGSRRKSIFPENPYHIPGYGGYVPQFTFTFGDTYGRTTHKLLTDPNVRKSPRSLLAPLDPRENLLQYHYHIDHPGYVTYQSIRSPPEIPLGPQPVPTGLEEPLQAPVDGQSPPAVPGAQQGWQSPPGLAPHPEAEQLHRELAPAPLAQRLGKGTGTCQCHCAGTKPQLESGAVALPGGVATADSTLPVLPVPNAIRQKVTLGYTGYIPCSLDNIGMTYLLGVKKXMKEFDRRQLLERNPPYTLGRRFPLTHWPDTKIYNRAGLIPNYMGFVPHLQDICGLTYGDGTRESYRWEQRRRGLAL comes from the exons CTATGGGGGCTACGTTCCTCAGTTCACCTTCACGTTTGGGGACACCTATGGCAGAACCACCCACAAGCTGCTGACAGATCCCAACGTCAGGAAGAGCCCTCGGTCCCTGCTGGCACCACTGGACCCCAGGGAAAACCTCCTCCAGTACCATTATCACATTGACCACCCAG GTTATGTCACCTACCAGAGCATCAGGAGCCCTCCCGAGATCCCCCTGGGGCCGCAGCCTGTGCCCACGGGGCTGGAGGAGCCGCTGCAGGCCCCCGTGGATGGGCAGAGccccccggccgtgcccggtgcccagcagggctggcagagccccccgGGGCTGGCCCCACACCctgaggctgagcagctgcacagggagctggccCCGGCACCCCTGGCACAGCGCCTGGGCaaagggacagggacctgcCAGTGCCACTGTGCAGGGACAAAACCg cAGCTGGAAAgtggagctgtggcactgccaggaggggTTGCAACAGCAGATTCCACATTGCCAGTGCTGCCCGTGCCCAATGCCATCCGACAGAAAGTCACCTTAG GGTACACTGGCTACATCCCCTGCTCCCTGGACAACATTGGCATGACCTACCTGTTGGGTGTGAAGA CCATGAAGGAATTTGACCGTCGCCAG cttttggAGAGAAATCCACCTTACACGTTGGGCAGGAGATTCCCCCTGACACACTGGCCAGACACCAAAATTTACAACCGTGCTGGACTCATCCCCAACTACATGGGCTTTGTACCAC ACCTGCAGGACATCTGCGGGCTCACCTATGGGGACGGCACGCGGGAATCGTACCGGTGGGAACAGAGGAGACGGGGACTTGCACTGTGA
- the TUBB4B gene encoding tubulin beta-4B chain, protein MREIVHLQAGQCGNQIGAKFWEVISDEHGIDPTGTYHGDSDLQLERINVYYNEATGGKYVPRAVLVDLEPGTMDSVRSGPFGQIFRPDNFVFGQSGAGNNWAKGHYTEGAELVDSVLDVVRKEAESCDCLQGFQLTHSLGGGTGSGMGTLLISKIREEYPDRIMNTFSVVPSPKVSDTVVEPYNATLSVHQLVENTDETYCIDNEALYDICFRTLKLTTPTYGDLNHLVSATMSGVTTCLRFPGQLNADLRKLAVNMVPFPRLHFFMPGFAPLTSRGSQQYRALTVPELTQQMFDAKNMMAACDPRHGRYLTVAAVFRGRMSMKEVDEQMLNVQNKNSSYFVEWIPNNVKTAVCDIPPRGLKMSATFIGNSTAIQELFKRISEQFTAMFRRKAFLHWYTGEGMDEMEFTEAESNMNDLVSEYQQYQDATAEEEGEFEEEAEEEAE, encoded by the exons ATGAGAGAGATTGTGCACCTGCAGGCCGGGCAATGCGGAAACCAGATCGGAGCCAAG TTCTGGGAGGTGATCAGCGACGAACATGGTATCGACCCCACCGGCACCTACCACGGGGACAGCGACCTGCAGCTGGAGCGCATCAATGTCTACTACAATGAGGCCACAG GCGGCAAGTACGTGCCCCGCGCCGTGCTGGTGGACCTGGAGCCCGGCACCATGGACTCGGTGCGCTCCGGGCCTTTCGGGCAGATATTCAGGCCAGACAACTTCGTGTTCG GTCAGAGCGGAGCAGGAAACAACTGGGCAAAGGGCCATTATACGGAAGGTGCTGAATTAGTCGATTCAGTGTTAGATGTTGTAAGGAAGGAGGCAGAAAGCTGTGATTGTCTCCAGGGCTTTCAGCTTACTCACTCCCTGGGTGGTGGCACAGGCTCTGGCATGGGTACCCTTCTCATCAGCAAAATCCGTGAGGAGTACCCAGACCGAATTATGAATACTTTCAGTGTGGTGCCCTCCCCTAAAGTGTCAGATACTGTAGTAGAGCCCTACAACGCCACGCTGTCGGTGCACCAGCTGGTGGAGAACACGGACGAGACGTACTGTATCGATAACGAGGCGCTGTACGACATTTGCTTCAGAACACTGAAGTTAACGACCCCCACCTACGGTGATCTGAACCACCTCGTGTCAGCCACCATGAGCGGTGTCACCACCTGCCTGCGGTTCCCGGGCCAGCTCAACGCTGACCTGCGGAAGCTGGCAGTGAACATGGTTCCCTTCCCACGTCTGCACTTTTTCATGCCCGGTTTTGCCCCGCTCACCAGCCGTGGGAGCCAGCAGTACCGGGCTCTAACCGTGCCAGAGCTCACCCAGCAGATGTTCGATGCCAAGAACATGATGGCGGCGTGTGACCCTCGTCACGGCCGCTATCTGACGGTGGCCGCTGTCTTTAGGGGCCGCATGTCCATGAAAGAGGTGGATGAGCAGATGCTAAACGTTCAGAACAAAAATAGCAGCTATTTTGTTGAATGGATCCCTAATAACGTTAAGACAGCAGTCTGTGACATTCCACCTCGCGGCCTCAAAATGTCTGCCACCTTCATTGGCAACAGCACGGCCATCCAGGAGCTGTTCAAACGCATTTCTGAGCAGTTCACTGCGATGTTCCGCAGAAAGGCTTTCCTGCACTGGTACACGGGCGAGGGCATGGACGAGATGGAGTTCACAGAGGCTGAGAGCAACATGAACGACCTGGTGTCTGAGTACCAGCAGTACCAGGATGccacagctgaggaggagggagagttcgaggaggaggctgaggaggaggcagagtAA